The genomic window GGTGACGGCCGCGCCACCGAACATCACGAACACCAGCCCGAAGTCCTCGAACTGGAGGAAGTCGAGCACGACCTCCGGTCGCGCCATGTGGCTGTAGGCGAGCCCGAAGCCGAAGATCAGGCCGCCGAGGATCACCAGCGGCGCGAACAGCGGGTGCCGCTGCGAGGCGCTCCCCGCCATCACGGCGTCACCCCCGCTGCTGCGACTAGCTGTGCGGTCACGATCGCGACCAAGAGGAAGGTCACGACCCCGGCGATCGACGTCTTCGACGCGGAGCCGACCCCGCAGACGCCGTGCCCGGAGGTACAGCCCTTGCCGACGCGGGTGCCCACGCCGACGAAGATGCCGCCGACCAGGAGCCGCCACGGGTGGACGTCGGTCGTCCACGCGCCGCCCTGGATCGTCACGGCGTATACGGCCGCGCCCAGGACGATGCTGCCCGTGAACAGGAGCCGCCAGTCACGCGAGGCGACGTACCGCTGGAAGCGGGACTGCCCCGAGACGTAGGACAGCGTCGACTCGAGGAACGTGCTCGCGCCGGCGCTGATGCCGGTCCCGAGGTAGATCACCGCGGTCCCGAGGCCGACCAGCAGCCCGCCGACGGCGTACCGACTGATCCCGTTGGGGAACGGGTCGGACGCGATCGAGGCGGGCGCGATGTCGACCGCACTGGTGGCGGCGACCAGGTCGGCCGCGAGCGCTACGGTGATGAGGTCGGACAGCATTGGCTACGCGCTTAGTCCCCCGCGAGCGACTCCTGGCTCGCCGCGCAGTTGTTCGGGCCGAGTTCGAGGGTGAACGCTTCCTCGTCGTCGACCGCGTTCTGGCCGAGGTTCGTCGCGATGATGTCCTCGTAGTTCGCCGGGCGGGGCGGCATGTCCGAGAGGATCAGCTCGACGAAGTCCGCTTCCTCCATCGAGAGCGCGTCCATGCGCTCCTTCAGGTCGCCGATCGGCGCCGTGTAGGTGTCGTCGTCGGCCGGAACTGCCGCGTCGCTGAAGTGCGCGCCGCCGACGAGCGTCTCGTCGGGCAGCGTGAGGACGCGCTCCTGGAGCGACTCGTAGAGCATCCGGGCCGCGTCGGGTGCGCCGTCGTCGCCCTCTTCGAGGTCGGGGCGCGCGACGCTCTCGATGAACAGGCCGTCGCCGGTAGCAAGCAGACTGTCGTCGACGAGGTACGAGGTCATCCCGGTCGTGTGGCCGGGAGTGTAGACCGTCTCGATCGTGGCGTCGCCGACGGTGAACTCGTCGCCGTCGTCGGCGAGCGTCAGATCGTCGGCGTAGGTGACCCCGCGGTCGACCGCTGCGGCGGGAATGACGCCCTCGACGCCCGCTGCGTCGAGGTCGCGAACGCCGGAAATGTGGTCGGCGTGGATGTGGGTGTCGATCGCATACTGGAGCTCAGCACTGTAGTTCTCGGCGTCGTCGAGGTACCGATCGGTGAACGCCCGCAGGGGGTCGATCACCGCGGCCTCGTCGCCCTCGACGAGGAGATAACCGAGACAGCCCGAGGAGGGCCGCTGGTACTGGTAGAGCGTGCCGGCGCCGTCGTAGTCGCTGACCTCGACGGACTCGTAGATGCGCGCCCAGCCGTTCATCCCGTCCTCCAGGTGAACGACGTCGTAGCCTTCCTCGATGAGTCGGCCCGCGACGTACTCGCTGGCGCCGCCCTTCGCACACAGGGCGACGATCTCCTCGTCCTCGGGGAGCTGCTCGAAGACGTCCTCGTCGATCTCGTCCTCGAGGAACTCGAAGTACGGAACGTTGATCGATTCGACGTTCTCGCCGTCGATGCGCCACTCCTCGTAGTCGGAGGTCATCCGAGCGTCGAGGATGGTGAGGTCCTCACCGGCGTCGACGCGTTCCTTGAGCTGTGCTGGTTCGACCGATTCCACCGCCACGTCGGGCGTGGGGAAGTCGTCAGCGTTCATGTGTCGTGTACCCCCAGTTTCCAGAGCCGGGCACATAAGGGTTTGCATAGTAGTTCGTCAATCGCACAATACAGTGTTCGGAACCCACCGTGCAGAGGTGCCGCCAACCGCGAGAGTACCGAGCAACACGCCCATACGTATGAATTATAGAAACAAGCGACATCTCAGTAATTCACCGACCGCACAAGAACCGATATCCTTTAGTGATCGGCCTTGGTATTGTGCGTTAACTCCAATACAAACCAACGGAGTGATACACCGATGACAGACGCAATCGACGTTACGGAGACGCTCGACGTGAAGGGAGCATCGTGTCCAATGCCGGTCGTCAAGACGAAGTCCGCGATCGACGACCTCGCCGAAGGTGAGGTCCTCGAGGTACTCGCGACGGACTCCGGCAGCATGAGCGACATCGACGGGTGGGCGAGCGGGACGGACGGCGTCTCGCTCCTCGACCAGATCGAGGACGGCGACCTCTACAAACACTACGTGGAGAAGACCGCATAGATGAGCACCGACGCAGCCGAAACGGAGGAGGCGCCCGACGAGGAGGCCGCAGCGACTGCGGACGTCCCAGAGACCGAGGCGGAGCTACAGGCCCGCATCGAGGAACTGGAGGATACGGTCGCGACGCTCGAGAGCGAGGTCGACGACGGTCCGAAGAAGATGACGATCATCGCGACGAAGGGCACGCTCGACATGGCCTACCCGCCGCTGATCCTCGCGAGCACCGCGGCCGCCTTCGGCTGGGACGTCGTGGTCTTCCACACGTTCTGGGGCCTGGACATCCTCCACGAGGAGAAGTCCTCGAACCTCCAGCTGTCCTCCGTCGGCAACCCGAATATGCCCGTTCCGAACGCGCTCGCCGCGCTCCCGGGCATGGACAAGGTCACGACGAAGATGATGGAGAAGAAGATCGACGACAACAACACCGCGACGATCGAGGAACTCATCGAAGTCTCCCTCGAGCAGGGCGTCGAGATGCAGGCCTGCCAGATGACCATCGAGCTGATGGACTACGACGAGGACGCGTTCTACGACGACGTCACCGTCGGCGTCGGCGCGGCGACCGCACTCGAGCACATGGCCGAGTCGGACGTGCAGCTCCTCGTCTGAATCGCGCTGTAAATCCGGCCTGACCAGCCCCACCGTTCACTTCTCAGGAACAGTTGACCGCTGAGCCGTGGCGCGTATTCTGCTCAAAAACAGCGGCGTGCGATCGCTGTAGCCCATTGATGGACAGCCATTCATCACCCTCTATAACTTAGAAAATAAGAAAGATGTGGTGCCAATAATCGATGATTGATTTAGCATATCGGACGCCATTATTCCATACTATTCTGATTGGGTCATCTGCCAGTTGAATCTGCAAGGCATGAATGGAGGGACAGGAATAAAGCCCGTGCCGGAGAAACTGCCTATACTCAATGGTCCGGCTCACAAATATTGATGTCAAGGGGTTCAAAGGGATTCAGTCAACCTCGATAGAGCCGGGTCAACTAAATATTATTACGGGCCGGAATAACGCAGGGAAAACATCGCTTCTTGAAGCTATCGCAGTGCTTTCTGATCCTACTACGCTTGAAGACTTCGGAGACCGAGCTACATCAGTCATCAACAAACAAAGAGAGGAGACATCTCTACATGGCAAATATTGGCGGGAACAACTATCACTTAAACAATATGATGCAGAAGGAAACCCAAGCGATCCGCTTACCAAGTCAGTCAAGATTCGACAGGCTACCGATAAAGAAGTATATGAAATTGCAATACAGAAATTCAATCAAAATATTCCAAAAGAAACGGCCCAAGTAAGCCTATTCCCATTACACCGCGGAGATTTGCATCTACGCCAAGATAAACGTAGTAATAACCAATCAGATGAGGCAGCTCTCGCAAAGATTCTGAACGAGACACTTTCAGATTCACTACTATCGATACCTGAGGAAGATATTATTGAGGTTCTATCGGATGACGTTCTGGCTGTCAAGGTTCAAGACCAACAGCTGTATCTTTTTTCTTCTACTGAAGGTTATCGGGAAATCATTCTCCAGATTGTTGATAGTGCCACAGAGACGCTAGTTGACGATAATCGAATTATCAGTGAAGCATCTAAGAGGGAGTCCAAATCGCAAGCCATTCACCGTCTAATCAGGTCTGTACTTTCTCCAAAACGTCGAAAAAGAGCACAGCTTTTTGGCGGATCTCCAACCACGGTGAGTGGTATTCATTATCTCGATGAAATTCCCACAAAGGCAGGGGAAATCGATTTCGAAGACAATCCAATCAGAGTAAATAAGGTCGAAAATTACCTGCAAAAACACGATATTGCAGGCCCATTAGAAGATTTCTCCTTCACAGACCTTGTGTTTCAAAAGGATGAGGAGCCACCATATGATGTCCCCTTTGAATTCATGGGAGATGGGTTCAAAACTATAGTTGGCATACTTTGGGAGCTGTTTGATGAGTCCAACGACGGTGATGTTCTCTTAATCGAAGAGCCGGAGCAGCATATGCATCCCGGATACATAGAACAATTAACACGTGTTCTAATACAAATATCGAAAGAAGAGAAATTGCAATTATTCATCACAACACATAATACAGACTTCCTGGAATCATTTATTTCCAAAGAAGTTGAGAATCAGCACGGAGAGTATCTGCAAAAGGAGTTCCAACTATTCCAACTAACAGAACCCATCAACCGGTCATTATCCTACGAGGATGCAAAAGAGGATATGAATAACCTCAACTTGGACTTGAGAGGTCCATAATGCAGGGGGACACCATTGTCCTCACTGAAGGAATCAATGACTTGGCCTTTCTTGAGCAGCTTCACTCTCGATCTGGTGTGGGAGAATATTGTGACCGGTTCAATAATCAAGAAAGTGATGAAACACAAACACAGCGAATACGTCAGCATCGAATAGGGACTTCGATTACATATTTATACAAGTGTGAGGGAGGACGGTCAGAAGTTGAGAAAATTTATGCTCGTGAAGGACCCTCAATTGGCGAAAAAGGCTTACGAACGGTACTAATGTTCGACATGGACGATGATAGTAGTTTTAGCGATGTATTAGATAGCCTGAACAGTTCTTTGTGGAAAGAATGGAGGAACCGAATTTCGTTATCCGCAAATAGACATATAGACATTACCTCTGATTTTATAATTAAAGAATGTACTTTGGGGGGCAATGGGGAAATTTTTGATGAGCCCATTGTCATCACATTTTTCAACGATATGGAAACGGCTACGGGCATGTCTTATGGAGCGCCGTTCAGTAAGAAAAAACAGGAAGCCGAACAATATTTCAGAGATCGACCAAATGAAACTGAGTCGCTTATTGACGCATTGTATTCGTAGAAATGTCTAGTAATACAGCCATTAACTCCCAGCCCAGTAGTCAATGATTGAGAACCCGAGTAATTCGGTTGGTGTTGATGGGATGCGCACTCCATTCAGCAGGGGCGAATAGAGTAGTCAAAAACTGTAAATCCAACAGAACGATTCGGACGGAACTAGACTGTCTCAGATCTCGCCTTCCAGCCCCTCCAGCAACCGATCCACCTCCTCCGCCGTATTAACAGCGTGAACCGACGCCCGGATCGCATCCGGGAAGGGCAGCGGCCGGACGACGATCCCGTCCTCTCGCAGCCGCTCGACCGTCGCCTCGGGATCGGGCACGTCGATCGTCACGAGCCCGGACTCCGGTTCGCTGGGACTCAGCAGCCGCTCCTCCGGCACCCCACCCGCGAGCCGGCCTGCCAGATCGAGCGTGCGCTCCTCCATCCGATCGACGCCGACCTCGAAGCGCTTTGCGCCGGGATGCAGGTCGACGCGCTACGAACTGACGACGAGTTCGTCCGCGATGGTATGATCCGGATGGGCGGGCAAGCGTCTAAATTGTTGCCCGGGGACTGGCGAGCACCAGTCCTACCGTGTCCGGCTGTGCGATGACGGCCAGAAGGAGGCAACGGCCTGGGGTGATCCAGTGGTCGTCCAGCGTGATCCAACGAGGTCGACCGACCCGGTAGGCCCAGCTATGCGCCGCAACCACCCGTCCAGAGATAATACGTGTCATTACGGTAGGAAACCGTATAGAACTGCACCTCGTCGCTGTATTCGAACTCTGGCGGGTCGTCACTTGCATCGTAGAATTGATAGTCTCCGTCCTCTCGCGCACGATCGAAGATTGACTGGGCGTCGGAACTCATGTTCGCGTAGTCGTAGTGAGTGGAGTGGCCGCTTGAGAAGGAGATACCTTCGACCTCGTCCGGATCCTCGTAGACATGTGTTGTGCGCCGGCAGTCCGCGTCGTCGTCGAATATAGGTGCGATAAACATCATGACCAGTCCCAGACATAAGAGAACAGCGACAAGCCCTCCGAATAGTGCCTTCGAATTCATCGGTTGGTGGTACTCCTAATGTTGCCCCGCATCATGGGCTGCAGAGGCTTCCAGCGCCTCGACTGTGCATGACGAGCACTCAGTAATTTTATCGGTGGTCCAAGCCCAGTCACTGCAATTTCCGGCTGTAGCCTCGCATTGACCGTACCACCCCAGCATCGGTGTCGCTTCGTCACCCCAATAACTCGTATGAGCCGTTCCAAGATTGTGATCCTCCGAACTTGAACAACCAGTGTCACCATCTAATATCTGGTTGATCACAACGGAACACTCGTCAGTGTGTAGGTAATTATGGAGTCCTTCATGTATGGCTTGTACACCTAAGCCGTGTGGTTGGCGAGCGTGCTCAGCAACGAAAGCTACAGTTGGTTCTTTCCATGAAGATCCACCCCAGGCGAACATGTCTGAATCGCCATATGTACAGACGTCATTTAGAAATACGTAGCTTCCTGGCGCATTCAAATTTTCATCGTCCAGCCAATTTAACGCATCTTCTCCCATTAATTCCCGTGTCGCACAGCCAGGGTCGTAAGTAGTATCATACTTTCTAGCAATATATCCATCGATTGATGAATTATTATATATGCGCTCCAACTCAATACTCACATAATCAAACATTATGTCCCAGGCGCCGGAACCCGTGTTAGGCGTACGCATGATATTGATGACAAGTAATTCGCCGCTGGACATATCGCCCCCAAGCCGGACATCTTCGAGAGTAGCCCCCATATCAGATCACCTCACTTGGGTTCTCGACGATTTGATACGGTAGCTCACCGCGATTCTGAACAGCTATTATAGGTGTAGCTATCACTTCCTCAGATTCATACCCAACTCTCATCGCTTCCTGACCCTCTCGAGGGCCATTCGTTTCTCGGCCCAATGGAACGACCTTTCTCCGCTTCACCGTCACTGACCGAGGTTCCAGTTCCACACTCATTTCGGATTCGGGTGACAGACGACGAACGTTTCCGGAAGTGATGATTTTGATGTCGCGACCAGCTGTAACAACTCGGGCCGTCGGTTGCGAGTGATCGCCCTGGACAGTGACGCCTTTGGAGGGCCTGAGATCACTCCCAAGATTAGTCGGCAGATATGGCTTGTTCGCAAGTCTCAGCTCTCGAACAGGTAGCGAGTGGAACCGGTCAGTAGCAACCACATTCTCTCGCTCACGAACTCTCGATCGTTCTGCCTCACTGAGGTTATTTTGAAACAGGAAGACTTCATCACGTCGTTGCATCCAGCTTCTGGCTGAACAGTCAGTCACAGTTTCGATTTCGACATCGTCCTCAATCCGATACACGAGTCCAACGGTTGAGAATCGGACTGTATCGTCAGGGGACGATCCAGCTACCTGTTGGCCCAGCGTACTCAGACCTGCGCCGACGCCGGCTGATTTCAACAGATGACGTCGATTGAGTCCATCAACGACATCTGACCTGTCTACGTTCCCTTTCCCTTTCCTTTCGGATGATGATTCCTTAGTTGCGTCTTAAGGCATACGAACACAGTAGAAAGTAATGGTAATAATTGTTGGCTAGTGTCAATGGTAATACACCAATATTATATTATCAATATACATCACTCGGGCACGTATAGATGTCAAAACCGGACTGCTTAACGACTCAGGAATATGTATCGCCTTCCCAGTAGCTGTCGCTAAATATCAAAATTACTAGAAAGTGAAGCGGGCGGGTACGGTTGGTACAGACGAAACTAGCCCGCTTAACCAGTCGGTCCATTTCGCTCGCTCAATAAGACGTCGACGGAAACTCGAGACCTGCGTTTCGGCGCGACGAACGCGGCTATGCCCACTGAGTCTATATCTCGATTGACGGCCTCAAAACGTATCTCGATCTTCTGTACCGGCGGCTACTGGACGGGCAGTACGAGATGCCGAGAGTCAGTCGAATTCTAGACATAGAACGGATCAATCATCCCGAATTAACCACCGTCTGATGGCGGATACAGGGACTGAAAAATGTCGATCTGGCGGCAGCTGTCGCAGCTCTCTGCAGACCTCCACGAGACTGGCGAGGTCCAGGCCATCGAGGCAACCGGGTGAGATAGGCGTGGAGCGAGTCGTCGCTACGCCAGACGGACGAATACTACAATTCACTGCGAGAAGCGGGCGTAAGAGTAGGGATCAAACGGGGTTTCTACGCGAGACGCCGCTCATAACGCCAGACTCGACGACCCAATCAAATTCTTCATCGCTCACAACGGACTCCTTCGAGTGGTGACTATGCGCCTTCTCTGCAGCACGACTTCTTAGAACCGCCAGCAACCAATAATTTCGATATAGTCGCTCAAAACGACGCGTAAAACTCAGAACTCGTCTTCGAGCCCAGCCAACAACCGATCCACCTCTTCCGCCGTGTTCACCGCGTGCACAGACGCCCGAATCGCATCCGGGAACGGCAGCGGCCGAACGACGATCCCGTCCTCGCGCAGCCGCTCGACCGTCGCTTCGGGATCGGGCACGTCGATCGTGACGAGCCCGGACTCCGGCTCTGCGGGGCTCAGCAGCCGCTCCTCCGGCACCCCACCCGCGAGCCGGCCTGCCAGGTCGAGCGTGCGCTCCTCCATCCGATCGACGCCGACCTCGTCAATCGCCTCGATCGCCTCGGCGAGCGCGACGTGGGACGCCGGGTTCGCGGAGCCGACCTCGAAGCGCTTCGCGCCGGGTTCGAATTCGAACACGTCGGCCGTCGGTTTCTCGACGCTCCGATACCCGACGGTGCGCGGTTCGAGTTCCTCTGCAGCCTCGCGATCCACGTGGAGGAAGCCGCCGCCCCAGAGCCCGAGGAGCCACTTGTGGCCCGCGGCTGCGACGGCGTCGGCGCCCCACTCGGAGACGTCCAGTTCTGCCTGGCCGGGGATCTGCACCGCGTCGACCAGCGTGAACGCGCCGGCGTCGTTGGCGATGTCGACGAGGTCGGCGACCGGCAGGCGGGTCCCGTGGGTCCAGGTGAGCGCGCTGAAGCAGGCGAGGTCGGCGCCGTCGACGGCCTCGGCGAACTCCTCTGGATCGACGCGGCCGTCGGTGGTCTCGACGACCCGTACCTCCACGCCCTCGCGTTCGAGGCGCTGCCAGGCGAGGATGCCGGCGGGATGTTCGAGGTCGGTGCGGACGACCACGTCCCATGGCTCCCAGTCGATCGCCCCGGCGATCGCGTTGATACCGGCGGTGGTGCTCTCCGTGAGCGCGATCTCCTCGGCCTCGGCACCGACGAAGTCCGCGACCGCCTCGCGGACCATCTCGAACGTGTCGAAGGCCGTTTCGTACGGGTCGTCGAGGATCGGCGACTCGTACTCGTGACTCTCGAGGAACGCCTCGGCGGCCTCGACGACGAACCGCGGACTGGGGCCGTGCGCGCCGAAGTTGAAGTACGCGCCCTCCTGCAGGGCGGGCACGTCGGCGCGAAGTTCCAGCGGCGTCATCGCGTCGTCGGCGTGTCTGGTGTCCGAAGGCGTCATTGCGACGATGCGTCCTCGGCTCGTGCTCGACCGATCGCTCGTGCCATAGCTAGCACGTAGCCCAGCCCGTACTTCACTTCGGGGTCGCGGATGGCCCTCGCCATCCCGATCGCGCCGACGGGCTCGGGTTCGGCGCGCTGGGCTTCGCCGATCCCCTCGAGCATGGTCTCGATGCCGTCCCGCGTCTCGGGCGCCGCCGCCGTGTCGGCGACCTCGCCGAGCGAACCGCCCATCGCCGCGAGCGAGCGGACCATCTCGTCGTCGAGGGCGGCCGTGGCCAGCGAGCCGACCGACGCCAGCTCCGCGAGGTCGTCGAGCGTTCCGGTGCGCTGGAGTTCGAGCATCGTCTCGAGGGCCGCCTGGAGCTCCTCGCCGTTGTCACCGACGGTCTCCGCGAGCGCCACCGTCTCGTCGGTCGCGAGACCGTCGGCGGACTCCGCGAGGGTGGCCCCCGTCCCGGCGAGTTCCGTGACCATCTCGTCGGTCATCGCGCTCTCGCCGAGCGCGACGACGTCCAGCAGTTCGTTGACGGCGTCCAGTCGGCGGACGAACTCGGCGACCGCCTCGGGGTTCTCCTCGATGGCGGCCTCGAGGGGATCGGCCTCGGCGCTCTCGGCGACCCCGCCGTCCGCCGCCTGCTCCTCCACAGCGTCTCGGTCGTCGGCCGCTCTAGGTTCGTCGGTCATGCTTAGAGC from Salinarchaeum sp. Harcht-Bsk1 includes these protein-coding regions:
- a CDS encoding aminotransferase class V-fold PLP-dependent enzyme, whose protein sequence is MTPLELRADVPALQEGAYFNFGAHGPSPRFVVEAAEAFLESHEYESPILDDPYETAFDTFEMVREAVADFVGAEAEEIALTESTTAGINAIAGAIDWEPWDVVVRTDLEHPAGILAWQRLEREGVEVRVVETTDGRVDPEEFAEAVDGADLACFSALTWTHGTRLPVADLVDIANDAGAFTLVDAVQIPGQAELDVSEWGADAVAAAGHKWLLGLWGGGFLHVDREAAEELEPRTVGYRSVEKPTADVFEFEPGAKRFEVGSANPASHVALAEAIEAIDEVGVDRMEERTLDLAGRLAGGVPEERLLSPAEPESGLVTIDVPDPEATVERLREDGIVVRPLPFPDAIRASVHAVNTAEEVDRLLAGLEDEF
- a CDS encoding YeeE/YedE family protein, yielding MLSDLITVALAADLVAATSAVDIAPASIASDPFPNGISRYAVGGLLVGLGTAVIYLGTGISAGASTFLESTLSYVSGQSRFQRYVASRDWRLLFTGSIVLGAAVYAVTIQGGAWTTDVHPWRLLVGGIFVGVGTRVGKGCTSGHGVCGVGSASKTSIAGVVTFLLVAIVTAQLVAAAGVTP
- a CDS encoding AAA family ATPase, translating into MVRLTNIDVKGFKGIQSTSIEPGQLNIITGRNNAGKTSLLEAIAVLSDPTTLEDFGDRATSVINKQREETSLHGKYWREQLSLKQYDAEGNPSDPLTKSVKIRQATDKEVYEIAIQKFNQNIPKETAQVSLFPLHRGDLHLRQDKRSNNQSDEAALAKILNETLSDSLLSIPEEDIIEVLSDDVLAVKVQDQQLYLFSSTEGYREIILQIVDSATETLVDDNRIISEASKRESKSQAIHRLIRSVLSPKRRKRAQLFGGSPTTVSGIHYLDEIPTKAGEIDFEDNPIRVNKVENYLQKHDIAGPLEDFSFTDLVFQKDEEPPYDVPFEFMGDGFKTIVGILWELFDESNDGDVLLIEEPEQHMHPGYIEQLTRVLIQISKEEKLQLFITTHNTDFLESFISKEVENQHGEYLQKEFQLFQLTEPINRSLSYEDAKEDMNNLNLDLRGP
- a CDS encoding sulfurtransferase TusA family protein, whose amino-acid sequence is MTDAIDVTETLDVKGASCPMPVVKTKSAIDDLAEGEVLEVLATDSGSMSDIDGWASGTDGVSLLDQIEDGDLYKHYVEKTA
- a CDS encoding DUF1641 domain-containing protein, translating into MTDEPRAADDRDAVEEQAADGGVAESAEADPLEAAIEENPEAVAEFVRRLDAVNELLDVVALGESAMTDEMVTELAGTGATLAESADGLATDETVALAETVGDNGEELQAALETMLELQRTGTLDDLAELASVGSLATAALDDEMVRSLAAMGGSLGEVADTAAAPETRDGIETMLEGIGEAQRAEPEPVGAIGMARAIRDPEVKYGLGYVLAMARAIGRARAEDASSQ
- a CDS encoding DsrE/DsrF/DrsH-like family protein; its protein translation is MSTDAAETEEAPDEEAAATADVPETEAELQARIEELEDTVATLESEVDDGPKKMTIIATKGTLDMAYPPLILASTAAAFGWDVVVFHTFWGLDILHEEKSSNLQLSSVGNPNMPVPNALAALPGMDKVTTKMMEKKIDDNNTATIEELIEVSLEQGVEMQACQMTIELMDYDEDAFYDDVTVGVGAATALEHMAESDVQLLV
- a CDS encoding MBL fold metallo-hydrolase, with protein sequence MNADDFPTPDVAVESVEPAQLKERVDAGEDLTILDARMTSDYEEWRIDGENVESINVPYFEFLEDEIDEDVFEQLPEDEEIVALCAKGGASEYVAGRLIEEGYDVVHLEDGMNGWARIYESVEVSDYDGAGTLYQYQRPSSGCLGYLLVEGDEAAVIDPLRAFTDRYLDDAENYSAELQYAIDTHIHADHISGVRDLDAAGVEGVIPAAAVDRGVTYADDLTLADDGDEFTVGDATIETVYTPGHTTGMTSYLVDDSLLATGDGLFIESVARPDLEEGDDGAPDAARMLYESLQERVLTLPDETLVGGAHFSDAAVPADDDTYTAPIGDLKERMDALSMEEADFVELILSDMPPRPANYEDIIATNLGQNAVDDEEAFTLELGPNNCAASQESLAGD